A genomic window from Flavobacterium azooxidireducens includes:
- a CDS encoding T9SS type B sorting domain-containing protein, producing the protein MKKIALFFLLFTLNCFAQFSKTHYIPPITGASIQPIQNQFIYISSPSLTPVNFTINSIGGNTVNGTVSRDQPYVYNIGFGDNTSLFVSTGNLNTVFNNKGYIIEAEDQVYVAIRFTASNENNQASGIVSKGLAGLGTDFRIGAFTNRGLSNFGYTNNHLTFISVLATENNTTVSFDDIKPGVQLIGNAGVGNTPPPVTLNRGESYVMAVTGPTFANRDGLIGALVSSDKPIVVNCGSFAGTNGNVDNNLDLGIDQIVSAERTGNEYIFVRGFGDNLTERVLIVAHEDDTQISINGALQQTIDAGEYVAIDGSFYSTEGNMYVQTSKNVFAYQGVGGAIQANQEMYFVPPLSCQTPKIIDNIPLVNLIGNISYTTNSGINIVTETGAELNFIVNGINYTLTSLPAGINVQGPFSITGNTDYETYQIVGLTGNISVFSTKQLYLSYFGSNNAATYGGYYSGFTFQPEISFNRLDVNSSNCIPNVRLSVNTLSPFDTYQWYFNGVALVEVDPENSPTQPQYKPTAPGLYYLSATIVGCTTTLTLISDEIPVSDCPIDTDNDGVNDNIDQDLDNDGIANCTESYGNQDINLSNTTTGTINVGSYSNTFTGTISTDGPEIAVAQPLVGNSSGNFVTQPAIGIDNTVSYRLDFAQPISLSMEYVLAANNVDLLSSTGEFIIETSVNKTITLLNPNGQLLVDTNYDGIFENNVTEYSSFQIRFRLNSAVPLAAGSGTFKFMVHLADYISITHKNISENSSKATFKFIATCVPKDTDGDGIPDLLDLDSDNDGIPDNIEAQGQNFIAYTSDDLNNDGISDAYGLGLTPIDTDGDGIPDYLDLDSDNDGIYDLTESGSNASDLNFNGVIDGTNFGTNGLFNSLETNPNNGILNYTIADTNADGIANYISLDSDGDLCNDVIEAGFIDVNGNGLVGNTSISVDANGIVLGSGGYTTPNQNYIIAAPIEISTQPIDQTACTYLNANFTLTATISDSYQWQLSTDNGTTWNNINDSDNYIGTLTDTLQVLGISNSMNNYRYRVVLNRNGNSCGLLSDDAVLTINPAPVLTSPISIVQCDDDFSNDGISDVNLLQKNNVISSNFANETFSYFTSQIAAQNNDSTLQITNPLAYNTGNSTVWVRVVNALGCYEVGQINVFVSATQIPNTFLRTFAKCDDFVDAVNDDRDGIATFDFSSVTNDLIGTLPATTPFTIKYYKTEADALAETDINGISLEITNINSYRNTDFRDFQQIWVRVDSTLDNSCYGLGPLVELTVTKLPELEIGFTEIICFGVDSITFDAGIKEGTISDYTYQWYRNDVIINNETNYELTVDEDGFYKVIVTNSFGCEQERIIEIVYSQPATFDDIIVVDLVENNTVTVLVSGSGDYVYSLDSANGLYQTSNIFENVIAGIYTVYVKDANGCGIVEQEIAVLGAPKFFTPNGDGYNDTWKIRGANEKYNFNSIIYIFNRFGKLIKQIGTTGEGWDGTYNGSPLPADDYWYSIQFEDGRSAKGHFSLKR; encoded by the coding sequence ATGAAAAAAATTGCTCTGTTTTTTCTATTATTTACGTTGAATTGTTTTGCACAATTCAGCAAAACGCATTACATACCACCCATTACCGGAGCCAGTATTCAACCAATTCAGAATCAATTTATTTATATTTCTTCGCCAAGTTTAACACCGGTTAATTTTACTATTAATTCTATTGGTGGAAATACGGTAAACGGAACTGTTTCTAGAGATCAACCCTATGTGTATAATATTGGATTTGGAGATAACACCTCTTTATTTGTTTCTACAGGAAATCTAAATACTGTTTTTAATAATAAAGGCTACATCATTGAAGCAGAAGACCAAGTTTATGTGGCCATTCGATTCACAGCATCTAACGAAAATAATCAAGCTAGCGGAATTGTCTCAAAAGGTTTGGCAGGACTTGGAACAGACTTTAGAATTGGAGCATTTACCAATAGAGGTTTATCAAACTTTGGTTATACCAACAATCACCTTACTTTTATTTCAGTTTTGGCTACTGAGAACAATACAACTGTATCTTTTGACGACATTAAACCCGGTGTTCAATTAATTGGGAACGCTGGTGTTGGAAATACTCCTCCACCTGTAACACTCAATCGTGGAGAAAGCTATGTGATGGCTGTGACCGGTCCAACTTTTGCCAATCGAGACGGATTAATTGGAGCCTTAGTGAGTTCTGATAAACCAATTGTGGTTAACTGCGGATCCTTTGCAGGGACAAACGGAAATGTTGATAATAATTTAGATCTAGGAATAGACCAAATTGTTTCTGCAGAAAGAACCGGAAACGAATATATTTTTGTAAGAGGTTTTGGAGATAATTTAACCGAAAGAGTTTTGATTGTTGCCCATGAAGATGATACCCAAATTTCAATTAATGGAGCTTTACAACAAACTATTGACGCTGGAGAATATGTAGCGATTGATGGTAGTTTTTATAGCACAGAAGGAAATATGTATGTTCAAACATCTAAAAATGTATTTGCTTATCAAGGTGTTGGTGGAGCAATTCAGGCCAATCAGGAAATGTATTTTGTACCACCATTAAGTTGTCAAACACCAAAAATTATTGATAATATTCCGTTAGTAAATTTAATTGGAAATATATCCTACACCACAAACAGCGGAATAAACATTGTGACAGAAACCGGTGCAGAATTAAATTTTATTGTAAACGGAATAAACTATACTTTGACTTCACTTCCTGCAGGAATCAATGTGCAAGGTCCTTTTTCAATTACAGGAAATACCGATTATGAAACCTATCAAATTGTTGGACTCACAGGAAACATTTCCGTTTTTTCTACCAAACAATTGTATTTGTCTTATTTTGGTTCTAATAATGCTGCAACCTATGGCGGGTATTACTCCGGTTTTACTTTTCAGCCCGAAATATCGTTCAATCGTTTAGATGTAAACTCTTCTAACTGCATTCCCAACGTTAGGCTATCAGTTAATACGCTTTCTCCTTTTGATACGTATCAATGGTATTTTAATGGTGTAGCACTTGTTGAAGTTGATCCCGAAAATAGCCCTACTCAACCACAATATAAACCCACTGCACCAGGACTGTACTATCTCTCTGCCACCATAGTTGGTTGTACCACCACCCTAACCCTAATATCTGATGAAATTCCAGTGAGCGATTGCCCAATAGATACTGATAATGATGGTGTAAACGATAACATTGATCAAGATTTGGATAACGACGGAATAGCCAATTGTACTGAATCATATGGCAACCAAGATATCAACTTAAGCAATACCACAACAGGAACTATTAATGTTGGAAGTTATTCAAATACATTTACAGGAACTATTTCAACAGACGGACCGGAAATTGCTGTTGCACAACCTTTGGTTGGAAATAGTAGTGGAAACTTTGTAACTCAACCTGCAATTGGTATAGACAATACCGTTTCGTATCGATTAGATTTTGCTCAACCCATTAGCTTATCAATGGAATATGTTTTGGCAGCAAACAATGTTGATTTATTGTCATCAACCGGAGAATTTATTATTGAAACTTCTGTAAATAAAACAATTACCTTACTCAATCCAAACGGACAATTGTTAGTTGATACTAATTATGACGGGATTTTTGAAAATAATGTAACCGAATATTCTTCTTTTCAAATTCGTTTCCGATTAAATAGTGCTGTTCCGCTTGCTGCTGGATCCGGAACGTTCAAATTCATGGTTCATTTGGCTGATTATATTTCAATAACACACAAAAATATCTCTGAAAATTCATCTAAAGCAACTTTCAAATTTATTGCCACATGTGTTCCAAAAGATACGGATGGAGATGGTATTCCTGATTTATTAGATTTAGATAGCGATAACGATGGTATTCCTGATAACATTGAAGCTCAAGGTCAAAATTTTATTGCTTACACTTCGGATGATCTTAATAATGATGGTATAAGTGATGCCTACGGACTTGGTTTAACTCCAATTGATACAGATGGAGACGGAATTCCTGATTATTTAGATTTAGACAGTGACAATGATGGAATTTATGATTTAACTGAATCAGGTTCAAATGCTTCCGATTTGAATTTTAATGGTGTGATTGACGGAACAAATTTCGGCACAAATGGTCTGTTTAATTCTCTTGAAACAAATCCCAATAATGGAATCTTAAATTATACCATTGCTGATACAAACGCAGATGGAATTGCAAATTATATATCTTTAGACAGTGATGGTGATTTGTGTAATGATGTAATTGAAGCCGGATTTATTGATGTAAATGGAAACGGATTAGTAGGCAATACTTCTATTTCTGTTGATGCAAATGGAATTGTTTTGGGCTCAGGAGGTTATACTACACCAAATCAAAATTATATCATTGCTGCACCAATTGAAATTTCTACGCAACCAATTGACCAAACAGCATGCACCTATCTCAACGCCAACTTTACTTTAACCGCTACTATTTCAGATAGTTATCAATGGCAGTTGAGTACAGACAACGGAACAACTTGGAATAACATTAACGACAGTGACAATTATATTGGAACATTAACCGATACGTTACAAGTTCTTGGAATTTCAAATTCAATGAATAATTATCGTTATCGTGTTGTTTTAAACCGAAATGGCAATAGTTGCGGATTACTATCTGACGATGCTGTTTTAACAATAAATCCTGCTCCGGTTTTAACTTCGCCTATTTCAATTGTGCAGTGTGACGATGATTTCTCTAATGATGGAATTTCTGATGTGAACTTGCTGCAAAAAAATAATGTGATTTCATCCAATTTTGCCAATGAAACGTTTAGTTATTTTACATCACAAATTGCTGCACAGAATAATGATTCAACTCTTCAAATCACAAATCCTTTAGCCTACAATACCGGAAATTCAACGGTTTGGGTTCGTGTTGTAAATGCATTGGGTTGTTATGAAGTGGGACAAATTAACGTTTTCGTTTCTGCCACACAAATTCCAAATACTTTTTTACGAACATTTGCCAAATGTGATGACTTTGTTGATGCAGTTAACGATGATCGAGATGGAATTGCCACATTTGATTTTAGTAGCGTGACAAACGATTTGATTGGAACTTTGCCAGCTACAACTCCATTTACAATAAAATATTATAAAACGGAAGCCGATGCTTTGGCTGAAACGGACATAAATGGAATTTCACTTGAAATTACAAACATAAACAGTTATAGAAATACTGATTTTCGTGATTTTCAACAAATTTGGGTTCGGGTCGATAGCACTTTGGATAATTCGTGTTATGGATTAGGTCCACTTGTAGAATTAACGGTAACAAAATTACCTGAATTAGAAATTGGTTTTACAGAGATTATTTGTTTTGGAGTCGATTCGATTACGTTTGATGCCGGTATAAAAGAAGGAACTATTTCGGACTACACGTATCAATGGTATCGCAATGATGTAATTATAAATAATGAAACAAATTATGAATTAACTGTTGATGAAGATGGTTTTTATAAAGTGATTGTTACTAATTCTTTTGGTTGTGAGCAAGAAAGAATAATTGAAATTGTTTACTCTCAACCTGCCACTTTTGACGATATAATTGTTGTTGATTTAGTTGAAAACAATACAGTTACCGTTTTGGTTAGTGGCTCAGGTGATTATGTTTATAGTTTAGATTCGGCAAACGGATTATACCAAACTTCGAATATTTTTGAAAATGTGATTGCCGGAATTTATACAGTTTATGTAAAAGATGCAAATGGTTGCGGAATTGTTGAACAAGAAATAGCCGTTTTAGGAGCACCGAAATTTTTCACGCCAAACGGTGATGGATATAATGATACATGGAAAATTAGAGGTGCAAATGAAAAATATAACTTTAATTCGATTATTTATATTTTCAACCGTTTCGGTAAATTAATCAAACAAATTGGAACCACTGGTGAAGGTTGGGACGGAACCTATAACGGAAGTCCGCTTCCTGCAGATGATTATTGGTATTCCATCCAATTTGAAGATGGAAGATCAGCCAAAGGACACTTTTCTTTAAAAAGATAA
- a CDS encoding choice-of-anchor L domain-containing protein, which translates to MKFAKNILFLILSIAFLQSSNAQYMQVDDNRTVEDLVENILINSSCANVSNISVSGWAFTSGNSYGYFNGSGSSFPFADGVIISTGRAASAVGPNSNLLSEGPTSWGGDQDLEQAINEGNTINATVIEFDFLPFANKVSFEYIFSSEQYLSNPGSNQCNYSDGFAFLLREASSSQYSNLAVVPGTNIPVKIPTVRGSGTICPPANEQYFDAFNGFEHPTNYNGQTKVLKAESTVTPGVMYHIKLVIADQGNNLYDSAIFLGGGSFSVETDLGIDRLISTGNPLCPDDTLLLDATNSTATGYKWFRNNIELIGENNPTLLVDEFGVYKVEVIFNPTCSSFGEIVIEYSTNPIPNNTTITQCDSNGDGIAFFNLNDANTAIIGSNTNVGSPSYYLTQSDAENNVSPIPNFSSFQNTSINQVIYARLQNNFGCFGVSEVTLSTTTTTVTVSPFDFCDGDALQDGITSIDLNTEISPTVLSNFAPGLLVNYYQTEADAQVQTNQLTNNYTNSTAFEEIIFARITDGVSCFGIIPITINIKTFTPENFEDEELFLCENESITFGVSAIFESYLWNNGESTPEITISQPGTYSVIVSNLDGCLAQKTFLVTASGPATITSVSINDFQGNNNTVQINYTGLGNYVFSLDGSYFQESPIFTNVGAGEYTITINDLNGCDSTFESIFVLDYPKFFTPNGDGINDFWKIENLNQPYAKIYIFNRYGKLLKQIGSNGTGWDGTFSGSPLPASDYWFSIFLEDGRIIKGHFALKR; encoded by the coding sequence ATGAAGTTTGCTAAAAACATTCTGTTTCTAATCCTTTCGATTGCTTTTTTACAAAGCAGTAACGCACAATACATGCAGGTGGATGACAACCGCACTGTTGAAGATTTAGTAGAAAATATTCTAATCAATTCATCTTGTGCCAATGTGTCGAATATTTCGGTTTCGGGATGGGCTTTTACGAGTGGAAATAGTTATGGTTATTTTAATGGTTCGGGTAGTTCATTTCCGTTTGCAGATGGTGTTATCATTTCCACAGGAAGAGCTGCTTCTGCCGTTGGTCCCAATTCAAATTTATTGAGTGAAGGACCAACTTCTTGGGGTGGCGATCAAGATTTGGAACAAGCTATTAATGAAGGAAATACAATCAATGCAACCGTTATCGAATTTGATTTTCTTCCGTTTGCCAACAAAGTAAGTTTTGAATACATTTTTTCATCAGAACAATATTTATCAAATCCAGGTTCAAATCAATGTAATTATTCCGATGGTTTTGCTTTTTTACTTCGGGAAGCCAGCTCATCACAATATTCAAACTTAGCTGTTGTTCCCGGCACAAATATTCCTGTAAAAATCCCGACTGTTCGTGGTTCAGGAACCATTTGTCCGCCTGCTAACGAGCAATATTTTGATGCTTTTAATGGATTTGAACATCCTACAAATTACAATGGTCAAACCAAAGTTTTAAAAGCCGAAAGCACTGTTACGCCCGGTGTTATGTATCACATTAAATTAGTCATTGCAGACCAAGGAAACAATTTATATGATTCTGCCATTTTTTTAGGTGGTGGAAGTTTTTCTGTGGAGACCGATTTGGGAATTGATCGATTAATTTCAACCGGAAATCCACTTTGTCCTGATGATACTTTACTTTTAGATGCTACAAATTCAACTGCAACTGGCTATAAATGGTTTAGAAATAACATTGAATTGATTGGAGAAAACAATCCAACTTTGTTGGTCGATGAATTTGGTGTTTATAAAGTAGAAGTCATTTTTAACCCAACTTGTTCATCTTTCGGAGAAATTGTTATTGAATATAGTACAAATCCAATTCCGAATAATACCACCATCACACAATGCGATTCGAATGGAGATGGTATAGCTTTCTTTAATTTGAACGATGCCAACACTGCTATAATAGGATCAAATACAAATGTTGGATCACCTTCCTATTATCTCACACAATCAGATGCCGAAAATAACGTAAGTCCGATTCCTAATTTTTCTTCTTTTCAAAACACAAGTATAAATCAGGTAATTTATGCTCGATTACAAAATAATTTTGGTTGTTTTGGAGTTTCAGAAGTAACGCTTTCAACCACAACAACAACTGTAACTGTTTCTCCTTTTGATTTTTGTGATGGTGATGCATTGCAAGACGGAATAACTTCCATCGATTTAAATACAGAAATTTCTCCCACAGTTTTATCAAATTTTGCACCCGGTTTGTTGGTAAATTATTATCAAACCGAAGCAGATGCACAAGTACAAACGAATCAATTAACTAACAATTACACCAATTCAACAGCTTTTGAAGAAATTATTTTTGCTCGAATTACAGATGGAGTGAGTTGTTTTGGAATTATTCCCATCACAATAAATATCAAAACATTTACACCTGAAAATTTTGAAGATGAAGAACTTTTTTTGTGTGAAAATGAATCAATAACATTTGGAGTAAGTGCTATTTTTGAAAGTTATTTGTGGAATAATGGTGAATCTACTCCAGAAATTACAATCTCTCAACCCGGAACTTACTCTGTAATTGTTAGCAATTTGGATGGTTGTTTGGCTCAAAAAACGTTTTTAGTTACGGCTTCCGGTCCGGCTACAATAACATCTGTTTCTATTAACGACTTTCAAGGAAATAATAATACCGTTCAAATCAATTATACAGGTTTGGGCAATTACGTTTTTTCATTGGATGGAAGTTATTTTCAAGAAAGTCCAATTTTCACAAATGTTGGTGCAGGAGAATATACCATCACAATTAATGATTTGAATGGTTGTGATTCCACTTTTGAATCCATCTTTGTGCTTGATTATCCTAAATTTTTCACTCCAAACGGTGATGGAATCAATGATTTTTGGAAGATTGAAAACCTCAATCAACCTTATGCCAAAATATACATATTCAACCGTTACGGAAAACTATTAAAACAAATTGGTTCTAACGGAACTGGTTGGGACGGAACATTTTCAGGCTCACCACTACCCGCTTCCGATTACTGGTTTTCTATATTTTTAGAAGACGGGAGAATCATCAAAGGACACTTCGCATTAAAAAGATAA
- a CDS encoding ABC transporter permease, translating into MIRLLQIEFQKIWKNKASRILTISYFVILSFIALIASIKFNIGNFELRIAEQGIFNFPYIWHFNTYIAAILKLFLAIVIVSMMANEYTYGTLKQNLIDGLSKKEFILSKFLTVLVFSVGSTIFVFIMSLLLGLSFSSYNEIGIIFSDLEYILAYFLKLTAFFSFCLFLGILVKRSAFAIGFLFVWNIIEGIIIGVMKWRIFKNSDTADTIAQFLPLESMSNLIKEPFTRLSVIKNIEETIGGVPNVKDYGVHWYTMLIAIAWIVIFVLMSYKILQKRDL; encoded by the coding sequence ATGATACGTCTTCTTCAAATAGAATTTCAAAAAATATGGAAAAACAAAGCGAGTCGAATATTAACGATTTCGTATTTTGTCATTCTTTCTTTCATCGCCTTAATTGCATCAATCAAATTCAACATTGGAAATTTTGAATTGCGAATTGCCGAACAAGGAATTTTTAATTTCCCATACATCTGGCATTTCAACACCTATATTGCTGCCATTTTAAAATTATTTTTGGCTATTGTCATTGTTTCGATGATGGCTAATGAATATACGTACGGAACATTAAAACAGAATTTAATTGACGGTTTAAGTAAGAAAGAATTTATTTTATCAAAATTTTTAACCGTTTTAGTATTTTCAGTTGGTTCAACAATTTTCGTTTTCATAATGAGTTTGCTTTTGGGATTAAGCTTTTCATCGTATAATGAAATCGGAATTATTTTTTCTGATTTAGAATATATTCTTGCCTACTTTTTGAAACTGACTGCCTTTTTCTCTTTTTGTTTATTCCTTGGAATATTAGTAAAAAGATCCGCTTTTGCAATCGGTTTTTTGTTTGTATGGAATATTATCGAAGGCATCATTATTGGCGTTATGAAATGGAGAATCTTTAAAAATTCTGATACGGCTGATACTATTGCTCAATTTTTACCATTGGAATCAATGTCAAATTTGATAAAAGAACCTTTCACTCGATTAAGCGTTATCAAAAACATAGAAGAAACCATTGGTGGTGTTCCAAACGTAAAAGATTACGGTGTTCACTGGTACACGATGCTCATTGCGATCGCTTGGATTGTTATTTTTGTGTTAATGTCGTATAAAATTCTTCAGAAAAGAGATTTGTAG
- a CDS encoding ABC transporter ATP-binding protein, which yields METILTIENLNKRFGPVHAVKNVSLEIKKGNVYGILGPNGSGKSTTLGIVLNVVNKTSGEYRWFGGAMETHEALKKVGAIIERPNFYPYMTAQENLELVCKIKGTPNSKVIEKLEVVGLLDRKDSKFRTFSLGMKQRLAIASALLNDPEILILDEPTNGLDPQGIRQIRDIIKTIASQGTTILLASHLLDEVEKVCSHVLVLRKGEILYSGKVDGMISNEGFFELQTDNLNELKSALQNHPSIEKMEMEEGKLVVYLKSALEAKDMNKYLVDKGIYLNHLVKRKHSLEEQFLQLTNNN from the coding sequence TTGGAAACTATTCTCACTATCGAAAATCTGAACAAACGATTCGGCCCCGTTCACGCGGTAAAAAATGTCTCGCTTGAAATAAAAAAAGGAAATGTTTACGGAATTCTCGGTCCAAACGGTAGCGGAAAATCGACTACGTTAGGAATTGTATTGAATGTCGTGAACAAAACTTCCGGAGAATACCGATGGTTTGGTGGTGCGATGGAAACGCACGAAGCTCTCAAAAAAGTGGGAGCCATCATCGAACGCCCTAACTTTTACCCTTATATGACTGCTCAGGAAAATTTGGAATTGGTTTGTAAAATCAAAGGAACTCCAAATTCCAAAGTCATTGAAAAATTGGAAGTAGTTGGACTTTTAGATCGAAAAGACAGCAAATTCAGAACTTTTTCGTTGGGAATGAAACAGCGGTTGGCGATTGCTTCTGCCCTATTAAACGACCCCGAAATCTTAATTTTAGACGAACCAACAAACGGATTAGATCCGCAGGGAATTCGTCAAATTCGTGACATCATCAAAACGATTGCTTCGCAAGGAACTACTATTTTATTAGCTTCACACCTTTTGGATGAAGTTGAAAAAGTGTGTAGTCACGTTTTGGTTCTTCGAAAAGGCGAAATTCTATATTCCGGAAAAGTGGACGGAATGATTTCAAATGAAGGATTCTTTGAACTTCAAACAGATAATCTAAACGAATTAAAATCAGCTTTACAAAATCATCCTTCCATCGAAAAAATGGAAATGGAAGAAGGTAAATTAGTTGTTTATTTAAAATCCGCTTTGGAAGCAAAAGATATGAATAAATATTTAGTTGATAAAGGAATTTACCTCAATCATTTAGTCAAAAGAAAACACAGTTTAGAAGAACAATTTTTACAATTGACTAATAATAACTAA
- a CDS encoding nucleoid-associated protein produces the protein MINLFNAHIESLSIHRVGNKSRNEAIFLSEQPYQTNDEITPLLKEFFLKSFREKEENYYQFAHEVDLEYNDMFKLASEVFENPSNIHDVSKKITKHLFEQSNHPHIKNGEVYVAHFTNLTIDNNQVDAIGVFKSELQSDFLQFEEKGTNLEMLLQHGINLNKLDKGCLIFNYKKEEGYKILTVDSNRYDARYWLEHFLSVDAFQDENFITKKYLKFCQDFAKDVVFPAEDKKQEVMFMNRSVNYFAKNDEFEETNFLNEVMDNPDLIPEFKSYKVDKGEKYSIEDVTNFPIANAAVSDARKKIKNVINLDTNIQIKLDFINPESAEKFVEKGWDEEKQMYYYLVYFNKEQKS, from the coding sequence ATGATCAACCTTTTCAACGCCCACATCGAATCCCTTTCCATCCACCGAGTTGGAAACAAAAGCCGAAATGAAGCTATTTTTTTATCGGAACAACCCTATCAAACTAATGACGAAATTACGCCGTTATTAAAAGAATTTTTCCTGAAATCGTTTCGCGAGAAAGAAGAAAACTATTATCAATTTGCTCACGAAGTTGATTTAGAATATAACGATATGTTCAAATTGGCTTCAGAAGTTTTTGAAAATCCTTCCAATATTCACGATGTTTCAAAGAAAATCACAAAACATTTGTTTGAACAATCTAACCATCCACACATTAAAAACGGAGAAGTTTATGTGGCTCATTTTACAAATTTAACCATCGATAACAATCAAGTAGATGCCATTGGTGTCTTTAAAAGTGAGTTGCAATCCGACTTTTTACAGTTTGAAGAAAAAGGAACAAATTTAGAAATGTTGCTTCAACACGGCATCAATTTGAATAAATTAGATAAAGGTTGTTTGATTTTCAATTACAAAAAAGAGGAAGGTTATAAAATTCTGACCGTTGACAGCAATCGATATGATGCTCGTTATTGGTTGGAACATTTTTTAAGCGTAGATGCATTTCAAGATGAAAATTTCATCACCAAAAAGTACTTGAAATTTTGTCAGGATTTTGCAAAAGATGTAGTTTTTCCTGCTGAAGACAAGAAACAAGAAGTGATGTTTATGAATCGTTCGGTAAATTATTTTGCTAAAAATGACGAATTTGAAGAAACTAATTTCTTGAATGAAGTAATGGATAATCCTGACTTAATTCCGGAATTCAAAAGTTATAAAGTTGATAAAGGAGAAAAATACAGCATTGAAGATGTAACTAATTTCCCGATCGCTAATGCTGCTGTTTCAGATGCCCGAAAGAAAATTAAAAACGTAATTAATTTGGACACCAACATTCAAATTAAACTCGATTTCATAAACCCAGAAAGTGCCGAAAAATTTGTAGAGAAAGGTTGGGACGAAGAAAAACAAATGTATTACTACTTGGTTTATTTTAATAAAGAGCAAAAATCGTAA
- a CDS encoding plasmid pRiA4b ORF-3 family protein encodes MIYKLRVILDNEEDVFRDLAIENTDTLEDLHNAIVNAFGFDGSEMASFYTCDDNWNQEDEIPLFDTGDVPGEMRIMSDLSLEDMLYEKQTKIIYVYDFLNMWTFLVELAAIEEKQAGATYPELLYSLGLMPLGANDPTFEADDDSLFSEFEDELDEDDLDMFEGGDDSFEDFGFEENWN; translated from the coding sequence ATGATTTACAAATTACGAGTAATACTCGACAACGAAGAAGATGTTTTTAGAGATTTAGCCATCGAAAACACCGATACTTTAGAAGATTTACACAATGCAATTGTGAATGCTTTTGGCTTCGATGGAAGTGAAATGGCTTCCTTTTACACCTGTGATGACAACTGGAATCAAGAAGATGAAATTCCGCTTTTTGACACTGGCGATGTTCCCGGCGAAATGCGAATTATGAGCGATTTATCGTTGGAAGATATGCTGTATGAAAAGCAAACCAAAATCATTTATGTATATGATTTTCTAAATATGTGGACATTTTTGGTTGAATTAGCCGCTATCGAAGAAAAACAAGCCGGTGCCACTTATCCAGAATTATTATATTCACTCGGATTAATGCCACTTGGAGCCAATGATCCTACTTTTGAAGCCGATGACGATTCTTTATTCTCCGAATTTGAAGACGAATTAGACGAAGATGATTTGGATATGTTTGAAGGAGGAGATGACTCTTTTGAAGATTTTGGGTTTGAAGAGAATTGGAATTAA
- the nudK gene encoding GDP-mannose pyrophosphatase NudK: MNPKIQITKTELLSDNWYLLNKVTFEFTPENGEPEIQRREVYDRGNGAAILLYNKAKQTVILTRQFRLPTFLNGNESGMMIEVCAGLLDEKNPEDCIKRETEEETGYRIQEVKKVFEAYMSPGAVTEILYFFTAEYQPEMKVSEGGGLASEHEYIEVMELNFNQAMEMVYNGEIKDAKTIMLLLHAKNHQLL, encoded by the coding sequence ATGAACCCAAAAATCCAAATCACCAAAACCGAATTGCTTTCCGATAATTGGTATCTCCTTAATAAAGTCACATTTGAATTTACTCCCGAAAACGGCGAACCCGAAATCCAACGCAGAGAAGTGTATGATCGCGGAAATGGAGCGGCTATTTTATTATACAATAAAGCAAAACAAACCGTTATTTTAACTCGTCAATTTCGATTACCGACATTTTTAAACGGAAACGAAAGCGGAATGATGATTGAAGTTTGTGCCGGATTGTTAGACGAAAAAAATCCCGAAGACTGCATCAAACGCGAAACCGAAGAAGAAACCGGTTACCGCATTCAAGAAGTAAAAAAAGTATTTGAAGCCTATATGTCGCCCGGAGCTGTCACAGAAATTTTATATTTTTTCACAGCCGAATACCAACCGGAAATGAAAGTGAGTGAAGGCGGTGGATTGGCTTCTGAACACGAATACATTGAAGTGATGGAATTGAATTTTAATCAAGCGATGGAGATGGTTTATAACGGAGAAATTAAAGATGCAAAGACGATAATGTTGTTGTTGCATGCGAAAAATCATCAACTTTTGTAA